One region of Salvelinus sp. IW2-2015 linkage group LG1, ASM291031v2, whole genome shotgun sequence genomic DNA includes:
- the LOC111970742 gene encoding diphosphoinositol polyphosphate phosphohydrolase 1, producing MMKLKLNQTRTYDGDGYKKRAACLCFRSESEEEVLLVSSSRHPDKWIVPGGGMEPEEEPNVAAAREVCEEAGVKGTLGRLVGIFENRERNHRTYVYILIVTEVLQDWEDSVNIGRKRDWFKIDDAIQVLQCHKPVQATYFEPLKEGCLTSNGTPLVATIGGELSPTYNINQSSVSGIR from the exons ATGATGAAGTTAAAGTTAAATCAAACCCGGACATACGATGGGGATGGCTACAAGAAGCGGGCCGCCTGTCTGTGCTTTAGGAGTGAAAGTGAAGAGGAG GTGCTGTTGGTGAGTAGTAGTCGGCATCCAGACAAGTGGATCGTCCCTGGTGGAGGGATGGAGCCAGAAGAGGAGCCCAATGTAGCTGCAGCACGAGAAGTCTGTGAAGAG GCAGGTGTGAAGGGGACTTTAGGTCGCCTAGTTGGAATTTTTGAG AACCGAGAGAGGAAYCACAGAACCTACGTCTACATTCTTATCGTAACTGAGGTCCTGCAAGATTGGGAGGACTCTGTCAACATTG GGAGAAAAAGGGATTGGTTTAAAATAGACGATGCCATACAAGTGTTGCAGTGTCACAAGCCTGTGCAGGCCACCTACTTCGAGCCTCTCAAGGAAGGTTGCCTGACCAGCAACGGGACGCCCCTGGTGGCCACGATAGGCGGAGAACTCTCACCCACCTACAACATCAACCAGAGCTCTGTGTCGGGTATCAGATAA